The Agromyces hippuratus genome has a window encoding:
- the murJ gene encoding murein biosynthesis integral membrane protein MurJ, translating to MAEDRIGRASAFLASGTIVSRILGFVKAALLAAVIGAGGAGANAFAAANQLPNTIYAVVAGGVLSAVLVPLIVRSAAHRDGGVAYINKVMTLGLVILGAAALVATLLTPLLTALVGSRMTDGVFALAVAFGYWCLPQIFFYGMYSLLGEVLNAKRVFGPFTWVPVLNNVVAIAGLAVFALVFGTDPDGLRTAGEWSPGMIALLAGSATLGVAIQAIVLFWFWRRAGLRYRPDFAWRGVGLRSTAGVASWTFGMLLLTTIAGFVETSVVGVSAASPDEASVSMQQTAWLIFMLPHSVITVSIATAYFTRMSEHATTGDLGKVRDDLSSAVRGVGVILMLATAVLMVCAFLFARVFSSVEPLVFAGGSLVLAYLVGLIPFSVLFVVQRTFYSLGDTKTPFFITLVQVVLIIAGTLACIPLPSAWVAFGIAVVITVAGTVQAILAVVLLRRRIGPLDGRRVFVAYGRSALALVLPVIVGVGLLWALGGTSFDGYAFSSVFSAILSMAIIGASMSVVYFAVLWMLRSPELRGFAEPLVARLRR from the coding sequence ATGGCTGAAGACCGTATCGGACGCGCGAGCGCATTCCTCGCCTCGGGCACGATCGTCTCCCGCATCCTCGGGTTCGTGAAGGCGGCGCTGCTCGCGGCCGTCATCGGCGCCGGTGGCGCCGGTGCGAACGCGTTCGCCGCCGCGAATCAGCTGCCGAACACGATCTACGCGGTCGTCGCCGGCGGAGTGCTGAGCGCGGTGCTCGTGCCGTTGATCGTGCGCTCCGCAGCGCATCGCGACGGCGGAGTCGCCTACATCAACAAGGTCATGACCCTGGGCCTCGTGATCCTCGGGGCGGCGGCCCTCGTCGCAACGCTGCTCACGCCACTGCTGACGGCGCTCGTCGGCAGTCGCATGACCGACGGCGTGTTCGCCCTCGCCGTCGCTTTCGGCTACTGGTGCCTGCCGCAGATCTTCTTCTACGGCATGTACTCGCTGCTCGGCGAAGTGTTGAACGCCAAGCGCGTGTTCGGTCCCTTCACCTGGGTGCCGGTGCTGAACAACGTCGTCGCCATCGCCGGACTCGCCGTGTTCGCGCTGGTCTTCGGCACCGACCCAGACGGTCTGCGCACCGCCGGCGAGTGGTCGCCCGGCATGATCGCCCTCCTCGCCGGCAGCGCGACGCTCGGCGTCGCCATCCAGGCGATCGTGCTCTTCTGGTTCTGGCGGCGAGCGGGGCTCCGGTACCGCCCCGACTTCGCGTGGCGTGGCGTCGGCCTCCGGTCGACGGCCGGTGTCGCGAGCTGGACCTTCGGCATGCTGCTGCTCACGACGATCGCCGGTTTCGTCGAGACCTCCGTCGTCGGCGTCTCCGCGGCGTCTCCCGACGAAGCGTCCGTCAGCATGCAGCAGACCGCCTGGCTGATCTTCATGCTGCCGCACTCGGTGATCACCGTCTCGATCGCCACGGCGTACTTCACGCGCATGAGCGAGCACGCCACGACCGGCGACCTGGGAAAGGTGCGCGACGATCTGTCGAGTGCCGTGCGCGGGGTCGGCGTGATCCTGATGCTCGCCACGGCAGTGCTCATGGTGTGCGCGTTCCTCTTCGCCCGCGTGTTCTCATCGGTCGAACCGCTCGTGTTCGCGGGCGGTTCGCTGGTGCTCGCCTACCTCGTCGGCCTGATCCCGTTCAGCGTGCTCTTCGTCGTGCAGCGCACCTTCTACTCGCTCGGTGACACGAAGACGCCGTTCTTCATCACGCTCGTGCAGGTCGTGCTGATCATCGCCGGCACGCTGGCCTGCATCCCCCTGCCCAGTGCTTGGGTGGCGTTCGGCATCGCCGTCGTCATCACCGTCGCCGGCACCGTTCAGGCGATCCTCGCGGTCGTGCTGTTGCGCCGCCGCATCGGGCCGCTCGACGGTCGCCGGGTCTTCGTCGCCTACGGCAGGTCGGCGCTGGCGCTCGTGCTGCCCGTGATCGTGGGCGTCGGCCTGCTCTGGGCGCTCGGTGGAACGTCGTTCGACGGTTACGCGTTCTCGAGCGTCTTCAGCGCGATCCTCTCGATGGCGATCATCGGCGCCTCGATGAGCGTGGTCTACTTCGCAGTGCTCTGGATGCTGCGCTCGCCCGAGCTGCGCGGGTTCGCCGAGCCGCTCGTCGCCCGCCTTCGCCGTTGA
- a CDS encoding DUF6049 family protein, with protein sequence MVPESNPARRRCSRVESTESARRPSSAAHVDRFHRPGLPTFGAAIATAATVALLASAPLAANAAVTGASTATAARAATTESRADSGSGVVLRVAPTVTTSIAPDAPIALEIEVENATAEAIPAGALQLFRSAAAIDDTAELDAWLAQAPDPDTSAADAAATEATTIDGVEVAEVESTMIAAGAVEVVSVTLPPTAVDEIAGSPVLGLGVELHVDGTVVASATDAFASTAAPTTGPTAIAVAVPVTVPASATGLLQADDLAAWTSPSGLLTRQLDAVEGRPVAIGIDPRIIASIRTLGTAAPSTAAAWLERLAALPNEIFPLAYADADVAAQAQLGLPALLGPTSFSDVLDPADFAGGAEAGGDVTHEVDGTDEGGTTAPEGTDPSATPVPTEPPAGEVPTTEELLDWPYTRTDIGWPADDTVAVGNLAFLASAGLTTSILAPGNVVPGEQWANAASSVDGSTAVVADARLTAPLRAASEALSDTEWRAAAGQLGAELALLDGSGDHPVALLATLDRGAGSQSARVAATLDALAANPRVAAASLTDAIGAPPVARELVDEPEDRQRIDNVSRIVRTDANLTAFATVLDDPRELTGPTRRDVLALLDVDWLADRPAWDAAVGEWLVAQRRTLDAVSIIPSSPINVVSSETGVPTTILNALPYPVTVIVDVTPSNGRLVVEDQVTVTVDPESRSTVTVPVAAGIGNGEVTLTVSLTSPEGVPVGSPVSIPVNVQADWEGLGAAILGVLVVVFFGVGIWRNIRRHRKKRAEAAAIDAADETPAGDPTTDEPGDERRDG encoded by the coding sequence ATGGTGCCCGAGTCGAACCCTGCGCGCCGCCGGTGCTCACGGGTCGAATCGACGGAGAGCGCCCGGCGGCCGTCGTCGGCGGCGCACGTTGACCGGTTCCACCGACCCGGTCTCCCGACCTTCGGTGCGGCGATCGCCACGGCCGCGACGGTCGCGTTGCTGGCCTCCGCGCCGCTCGCGGCGAATGCAGCGGTCACCGGCGCATCGACCGCGACGGCGGCGCGCGCCGCGACGACCGAGTCTCGCGCCGACTCCGGCTCCGGCGTCGTGCTGCGCGTGGCACCGACGGTGACGACGAGCATCGCGCCCGACGCGCCCATCGCGCTCGAGATCGAGGTCGAGAACGCCACGGCGGAAGCCATCCCGGCGGGCGCCCTGCAGCTCTTCCGCTCGGCGGCCGCGATCGACGACACGGCCGAGCTCGATGCGTGGCTCGCCCAGGCGCCCGACCCCGACACCTCGGCAGCCGACGCGGCTGCGACCGAGGCGACCACCATCGACGGCGTCGAGGTCGCCGAGGTGGAGTCCACGATGATCGCCGCCGGCGCTGTCGAGGTCGTATCGGTCACGCTGCCACCGACGGCCGTCGACGAGATCGCCGGATCACCGGTGCTCGGCCTCGGCGTGGAACTGCATGTCGACGGCACGGTCGTCGCATCGGCCACCGACGCCTTCGCCAGTACGGCGGCGCCGACCACGGGCCCGACCGCGATCGCGGTCGCGGTTCCCGTGACGGTGCCGGCATCCGCGACCGGCCTGCTCCAAGCTGATGACCTGGCCGCATGGACCTCGCCGTCCGGACTGCTGACCCGCCAGCTCGACGCCGTCGAAGGGCGCCCCGTCGCGATCGGCATCGACCCCCGCATCATCGCCTCCATCCGCACGCTCGGCACCGCCGCGCCGAGCACCGCCGCGGCGTGGCTCGAGCGCCTCGCCGCGCTCCCCAACGAGATATTCCCCCTCGCGTATGCAGATGCGGATGTCGCGGCGCAGGCGCAGCTCGGCCTGCCCGCGCTCCTCGGTCCGACGTCGTTCTCCGACGTGCTCGATCCGGCGGACTTCGCGGGAGGCGCCGAGGCCGGGGGCGACGTCACCCACGAGGTCGACGGCACCGATGAAGGCGGAACGACGGCGCCCGAGGGAACCGACCCCAGCGCCACCCCCGTGCCGACCGAACCTCCGGCGGGCGAGGTTCCGACGACCGAGGAACTGCTCGACTGGCCGTATACCCGAACCGACATCGGCTGGCCCGCCGACGACACGGTCGCCGTCGGGAACCTCGCGTTCCTCGCCAGTGCGGGGCTGACGACCTCGATCCTCGCCCCGGGCAACGTGGTTCCCGGTGAGCAGTGGGCCAACGCCGCCTCGAGCGTCGATGGATCGACCGCCGTCGTGGCCGATGCGCGGCTCACGGCGCCGCTCCGCGCGGCGTCCGAGGCCCTCAGCGACACCGAGTGGCGCGCCGCGGCTGGCCAGCTCGGCGCCGAGCTCGCGCTGCTCGACGGCAGCGGCGACCACCCCGTCGCGTTGCTGGCGACGCTCGATCGCGGCGCCGGGTCGCAGTCGGCACGCGTCGCCGCCACCCTCGACGCACTCGCTGCGAACCCGCGCGTGGCTGCCGCGTCGCTCACCGACGCCATCGGAGCCCCTCCGGTGGCCCGCGAACTCGTCGACGAACCCGAAGACCGGCAGCGCATCGACAACGTCAGTCGCATCGTCCGCACCGACGCGAACCTGACCGCCTTCGCGACGGTGCTCGACGATCCCCGTGAGCTCACCGGCCCGACCCGCCGCGATGTCCTCGCCCTGCTCGACGTCGACTGGCTGGCCGATCGCCCCGCCTGGGACGCCGCGGTCGGCGAGTGGCTCGTCGCCCAGCGCCGAACGCTCGATGCGGTCTCGATCATCCCCAGCAGCCCCATCAACGTGGTGTCGTCCGAGACGGGCGTGCCGACGACGATCCTGAATGCCCTGCCCTATCCCGTCACGGTCATCGTCGACGTCACGCCGTCGAACGGCCGCCTCGTCGTCGAAGACCAGGTCACCGTCACGGTCGATCCCGAGTCGCGGAGCACGGTGACGGTGCCGGTGGCCGCCGGCATCGGCAACGGGGAGGTCACCCTCACCGTGTCGCTGACCTCGCCCGAGGGCGTACCGGTCGGCAGCCCCGTCTCGATCCCCGTCAACGTGCAGGCCGACTGGGAGGGCCTCGGCGCCGCGATCCTCGGCGTCCTCGTCGTCGTCTTCTTCGGCGTCGGCATCTGGCGCAACATCCGGCGCCACCGCAAGAAGCGGGCCGAGGCCGCAGCGATCGACGCAGCCGACGAGACGCCTGCAGGCGACCCCACGACCGACGAACCGGGAGACGAGCGCCGCGATGGCTGA
- the trxB gene encoding thioredoxin-disulfide reductase, whose amino-acid sequence MRDIIIIGSGPAGFTAAIYAARAQLKPLLIASSVEIGGELMNTTEVENFPGFPEGIMGPDLMTKLQEQAERFGTEVVYDDVVELELDGPVKRVKLGNGDEHEAAAVIYATGSAYRKLGLPEEEVLSGHGLSWCATCDGFFFREKTIAVIGGGDSAMEEATFLTRFASKVYVIHRRDSLKASKIMQQRAFDNEKIEFIWNAEIAAIHGTDAVTGVTLRDTVTGDERGLDLDGLFVAIGNDPRTHLVHGKLDLTPEGTIALEGRTSKTSLPGVFAAGDVIDPHYRQAITAAGSGAAAALDAEHYLAALGNENAAEAVLETEFAVIN is encoded by the coding sequence TTGCGCGACATCATCATCATCGGTTCAGGACCGGCCGGTTTCACGGCCGCGATCTACGCCGCTCGCGCGCAGCTGAAACCCCTGCTCATCGCGAGCTCGGTCGAGATCGGCGGCGAGCTGATGAACACGACCGAGGTCGAGAACTTCCCCGGCTTCCCCGAGGGCATCATGGGCCCCGACCTCATGACGAAGCTCCAGGAGCAGGCCGAGCGATTCGGCACCGAGGTCGTCTACGACGACGTCGTGGAGCTCGAACTCGACGGCCCGGTCAAGCGCGTCAAGCTGGGCAACGGCGACGAGCACGAAGCCGCCGCGGTCATCTACGCGACCGGTTCTGCGTACCGCAAGCTCGGGCTGCCCGAAGAAGAGGTGCTCTCGGGCCACGGCCTGTCGTGGTGCGCAACGTGCGACGGCTTCTTCTTCCGCGAGAAGACGATCGCCGTCATCGGCGGTGGCGACTCCGCGATGGAGGAGGCCACGTTCCTCACCCGCTTCGCCAGCAAGGTCTACGTGATCCACCGTCGCGACTCGCTCAAGGCGTCGAAGATCATGCAGCAGCGCGCCTTCGACAACGAGAAGATCGAGTTCATCTGGAACGCCGAGATCGCGGCGATCCACGGCACCGATGCGGTCACCGGAGTCACCCTCCGCGACACCGTGACCGGCGACGAGCGCGGACTCGACCTCGACGGCCTCTTCGTCGCGATCGGCAACGACCCCCGCACGCACCTCGTGCACGGCAAGCTCGATCTCACCCCCGAGGGCACCATCGCGCTCGAGGGACGCACGTCGAAGACCTCCCTGCCGGGCGTCTTCGCGGCCGGCGACGTCATCGACCCGCACTACCGCCAGGCGATCACCGCCGCCGGTTCCGGCGCAGCCGCAGCGCTCGACGCCGAGCACTACCTCGCAGCACTCGGCAACGAGAACGCCGCCGAGGCCGTGCTCGAGACGGAGTTCGCCGTCATCAACTGA